The sequence gcattttaaagtattttggtaGCCAGTGTAGCGATTCCTAGATTTTAGTTATTCCTAACAGAATGCTCCCTTGCTGCTAATTTCTTCTGTCAAAAAATGAACCCACTTATCCTTCATGTAAAAATCtcctacatatttaaaatagttaagtTTAGATGTTTTTTCCTCCCCTCAGAGAAGTGATTTCCATTCAGTTGACAGTGCATGACCAAAAAGGACTTGTTCTGTGAATTCAGatagttttcatttattcttaGATTTTCTCTTAAGTTTAATTCTTTAACTTATAGAGCCCCAAATTAAATGAATGTCAAAAAATACTCACCATGTACCTGTCAGGCAAGGCGCCAGGTAAGTGCTTGGGTTGATCTTCAGAAAGCGCAcgtggggagctccctggtgatctagtggttaggacttggtgctttcactgctgcagactgggttcagtccctggtcgaggaactgagatcccacatcaagctgctgcttacctgcccctcccccaaaagaaaaGTGTGTGAAGTGTTTTTACTCCTTAGGAGGGAGTCTCATCAGTTGATTTGTGTCAGAAATGCTCCCAATAGAAATTTCTTTATTCCTGAATTCTGGTTTTTGgtgacagagaagaaagaagcagcCACTCCCTATGCCTTTTCTTCTGTGACAGACGCAGTGGCCAAAATACCCTCCATATAGAGCTTGATGCCAGCAGGGGTTTCCCCCACAGAGTGTTGTGTGATGCCTGGGTGGTGAGCAGGTCAGGGGCCGGAGCCCATTTTCCAGATGTGGCAGCAAAGGCTCAGAGTGGGTGAGGGACTTGCTGGATTTCCTAGGGTCTGTGATTAAGATTTAGCCTTCCAACTCCTAGTAGATCAGTGTGGTTTTCCTCCAAACTAGGGGGTTCTCAACAGCCAATAATacctccttcatttctgaaacGAATTTCAAAGTTAACGTagtcacacttttaaaaaaaataacataattcaCTGTAATACAAAGGAGGGATTAAGGAAAGTGAACCATCCTCAGAGACTGCATCTCAGTGTATAAATCGTGGGGCATATCTAAACTAGAAGTTATAGAATGAGGTCGTTGAGTGGCTATTCCTCAGTGAAGGATCACTGCGAATTCACCATCTACAAATACAGGTGGCACAGGTGTTGCCTGGCGACAGAAGAGCCGTGAATGTGAAGTACACACTGGGATGTCATTTTCTGGAACGGTGAATATGCCTGGTAAAGTTCTCAGCCAACAAAGTATGATTTACATGGCAGTGACATTGTGGAAAATTCAGACTACGTTAGATCTGTGCAAACAGtactttgagttttttttgtaaaatgagttAGGGTCTAGTCTCAGATCCTTATACACCAGTTTTCACCTCCATGTACCTGCCATGGCTCATTCAGAAGTCTGCAGGGCAGTCTTGTGCATTTCAGATAATGGTGTGCTGCAGAGctctttgggttaaaaaaaaagcccatttgaTGATTTCTGTGATGTAAAAACTCCCACAATGACTGGCATCATACTACCAGTAGAAACTGGTtcacaaaaaaatcacaaaattcctGCGGATTTAACCATCAACTTAGTAGGAGCCAGCTTTGGAACACCACTAAGTTCATAGGACATCTGGCATCATTGCCCTCTAAATGCCAGTTGGGTTCCCCAAATGATTGTGACATTGAAAAACTGTCACCACAAATTTCTAAAACACCCCTCAAGGGCAGTATCGTCCCACAGAGAACCAGTGCATTCATATCTAGTGGTATTTCTGGTGTAAGTGACCTCACGTAATAGTAGCTGCTTCATCTGGGTGGATGTAAGTGGAACTCACTCCCTGGTGGGGAACCTCTGGGTGTTCTGCTCCAGGGAGAAGGCGCCAGCCTTGGGCAGAACCGAGGCACTGGCCTCAGCCTGTGAGGCAGCCTGGCTGTGCCCCGCTCCTGGCCGGGAGGGAGCTCAGGAACCCCGAGGCCACAGCCCTTGCTGAGCCAAAGCAGCCAGTGTGTGACAGCCGCCACACCCTGCCTCTCATTTACATGGCTTTAATCAGAACCAAGAATGCTGCTCAGAAAAGGAAACTTtggagttgctgctgtagcacagccggttaagaatctgactgcatcggtttgggttgctgtggagctgcgggtttgatcccgagCCCAGTGCTGTGTGTTAAACGATACTGCGCAGGTCACAGCGGCTGTTTGGATtctgtccttggcccaggaacgtccatatgttggagctgtggccattaaaaagaagaaagaaagaaaagaaaccctgaGTCCAGTGTGTCTTTACACAACGCAGCTCATCACCTAAGCAGCTAACAAATGGCAAGTTACTGAAGTGAATTTCCTTTTCTGGGTACCAGAAAGGCAGCATGAAGATGGAGGAGCAAATGGCCTGTATATAATGGACAAGTGGAATTGGTTCACAGGGCCCTGCAGAGACTGAGAGCAAGCTGTAAAAAATGGTCCTAAAACGGATAAAGATGTAGGGGGTGGACGCACTCAGCTTCACTAAGGAAGAACATGTGGTTTAAGACCTTTGCAATACAGAGGATTAAAGGCTGTTTTCTCTCCCCCCCTTAGTGTACACTGGACTCTGAAGTGGCCGTGAGAGTGGGTGGAGAGTTCTTCTTTGACCCTCAGCCTGCAGATGCTTCTAGAAACCTTGTGTTGATCGCGGGAGGAGTTGGAATTAACCCTCTGCTTTCCATCCTGCGGCATGTGGCAGACCTCCACAGAGAATGGGCGAACAAGGGAAGTGGGTATAAGGTCGGAACAATCAAACTGTTCTACAGTGCAAAAAACACCAGCGAGCTCCTGTTCAAGGTGAGGTGAGAAGTGTGTGTCTCAGAGCTTGCTGTGAGCAAACCTCGTTATGGTATTAGTGCCCAGGGAATTTTCTTCTCCGTCTCTCTTCTCTGCAGCAATTCACAACCAAAGGCTTGAAAGGCTGGATCATGTTCATATGAGAATTAAACAGCACATCTTGCCCAAGACAATTAAAAAAGCTAGTGCTGAGGAGGTTCTTGGGGAAGTATCAGGAGGGCCAGGGCTggctggctcggatctggaggtGGACGAGCAGAAAAGCCACTGTGGCCCCGGGGTTCCCCAGAGAGTCAGGAGGCCTACGAATGGGTTTGATGGTGCAGGAGTAGATTGCACCCAGCTGGCTACGTGAaacccttatcagttgcatctgTGGAAACTCTAGTCCCTTTGATGGGAGAAGGCTTTCACTCTTTGCAGCTGCAAAGATgaacaaaagaacagaaacagtTAAAAGACACAACTGTGGTCAGTGAAACTGCTGCTTAATTGCCCACActtgggagaaaggaaaaagaaaaaactcccgGAGAGTTAGTAATATGCTTGTTAGCATATTCAGATTTCAATTAAAGCCGCAGAGCCCTCCGTACTCGCAATGCTCCAGCCTGCTCGGCTGCAAACAATATCTCTAAGTGGAGAGCCGGGGCAGTAGACGTGTGCAGAATGGCAGGGGAGGCTCCGCGTCCGAGGGGGTGCacatctgttttgattttttaaaattgtagtgtGACCAAATATGTTTGACATTCCAGAAAAATATCCTCGATTTAGTAAATGAATTTCCTGAGAAGATTGCCTGCAGTTTGCATGTTACAAAGCAGACTACACAAATCAGTGCAGACCTCAAGCCATACATCACGGGTGAGTCCCCTGAAGATATTTTGACTACCTCCATGCCATTATTTTGTGGCTGTGCCAGTTGGTTGAGTAGATGCTTCATTGTTGGAAGTCACTGGCTGGGAATATCACTACCTGGGGAATTGAGAAGTGATTCATCAGGGAAAAATACGGGGAGATTAGTTGGATTTACTTATTACATATAGAGCTCCTATGGcccatattaaaaatttattctccATGTTTTTTAAGGGACCTTTGCATCATCACTGTAGTATGCATACAAAGACCGTATAGTCAGCTTTGATTGCATCAGTGCCATTTGCCATTAATAGTCATTTAGATTTCTCATGGTTTCCCTTTTTTGGAAGGGTTTCTCACAAAGCAGTTTATTTACTTTGTTGAAGGCAGTTTTGAATCTCTCCCAAAGATCAGCACACTCCCTGGTGCTGTCTGGATAGTGCATCATGCTCGGCTGCCCACAGCGCTGCTGTGAATTCAGGAAACCTGGAGACACGCTTCTGCTTCGGTCTGGCCTGGACACCAACAAGAGCCAGTTCGTGGATGACTCAGGACGCAACCCCCTGAGCTTAGTTATTGAAAATAAACACTGTTGCCAAGTTGTGGTTAGCCTTTCCTCTTTTTAATACAAACATGGCTGGCTTAATCTAGtgtctgttctgttttttggtAGAAGGAAGACTAACGGAGAAGGAGATAAGAGATCATATTTCGAAAGAGACCTTGTTCTACCTTTGTGGCCCACCTCCGATGACAGACTTCTTCTCCAAGGAACTGGCGAGGAGCCACATTCCCAGAGAGCACATTTGCTTTGAGAAGTGGTGGTAGGGGGCAGGCAGAGGTGGAAAAGGGTGAATCAGGAGGGCCTCTAGGATAGTGACAGGCAGCATGCTCTGTGATTTGTGGCAGGATGAATTTACCtctatccagtcttatattttaaGGCTGTGAACTCAGTGACC is a genomic window of Sus scrofa isolate TJ Tabasco breed Duroc chromosome 13, Sscrofa11.1, whole genome shotgun sequence containing:
- the OXNAD1 gene encoding oxidoreductase NAD-binding domain-containing protein 1 isoform X2; its protein translation is MTLMIPGLLRGSVGAICLQAASWRLTHRTLRHLTLSSLMKSKRKTDHLERTADVLRREVVSVAKVCGVAHESPSVKRLRLLVADKDFSFKAGQWVDFFIPGVSVVGGFSICSSPRLLEQERIIELAVKYTNHPPALWIHNQCTLDSEVAVRVGGEFFFDPQPADASRNLVLIAGGVGINPLLSILRHVADLHREWANKGSGYKVGTIKLFYSAKNTSELLFKKNILDLVNEFPEKIACSLHVTKQTTQISADLKPYITEGRLTEKEIRDHISKETLFYLCGPPPMTDFFSKELARSHIPREHICFEKWW